One window from the genome of Myxococcales bacterium encodes:
- the yhbY gene encoding ribosome assembly RNA-binding protein YhbY, with translation MELTGKHRRYLRALAHELSPVVIVGKDGLTSAVFAAVERALLDHELIKVKLGERAGADRHTAATELATATHSEVAQVLGNIVLLYKAHPETPSLKLPSRPR, from the coding sequence ATGGAACTAACCGGGAAGCACAGGCGCTATCTGCGCGCGCTGGCACACGAACTATCGCCCGTCGTCATTGTTGGTAAAGATGGCCTCACCAGCGCCGTCTTCGCGGCCGTCGAGCGCGCGCTCCTTGATCATGAGCTGATCAAAGTTAAGCTCGGTGAGCGCGCAGGCGCGGATCGGCATACCGCCGCCACCGAGTTGGCTACCGCCACGCACAGTGAAGTGGCGCAGGTGCTCGGCAATATCGTGCTGCTGTACAAGGCGCACCCGGAGACGCCATCGCTTAAGCTACCCAGCCGACCGAG